A genome region from Gammaproteobacteria bacterium includes the following:
- a CDS encoding DUF3240 family protein: MNTPDCCLTLIAPKALEENLLDLLLEHDALASDFTISEVAGHGRTVAYQSNTEKVRGHARQVRMQIIMQHADAQTLLHDIKQALPRVNIVYHITPVTESGSLL, from the coding sequence ATGAATACTCCCGATTGCTGTTTGACGCTGATCGCCCCCAAGGCACTGGAAGAAAACCTGCTCGACCTGCTGCTGGAGCATGACGCACTGGCCAGCGACTTCACAATCTCCGAGGTGGCGGGCCACGGGCGCACGGTGGCCTATCAGAGTAATACCGAAAAGGTGCGCGGCCATGCGCGGCAGGTGCGGATGCAAATCATCATGCAGCACGCCGATGCGCAAACCCTGTTGCACGACATCAAGCAGGCGCTACCGCGCGTCAACATTGTTTACCACATCACTCCGGTAACGGAATCGGGGAGTCTCCTGTGA
- the katG gene encoding catalase/peroxidase HPI: MSTETKCPFHHTAGTGKSNHDWWPNQLNLKILHQHSSLSDPMDKGFNYAEAFKSLDLAAVKKDILALMTDSQDWWPADFGHYGPLFIRMAWHSAGTYRMGDGRGGAGTGQQRFAPLNSWPDNVNLDKARRLLWPIKQKYGRKISWADLMILTGNVALESMGFKTFGFGGGRKDIWEPEEDTYWGAETTWLGADKRYSGERDLENPLAAVQMGLIYVNPEGPNGNPDPLAAARDIRETFVRMAMNDEETVALIAGGHTFGKTHGAGDASLVGPAPEAAGIEEQGLGWKSRFGTGKGADTISSGLEVTWTSTPTKWSNNFFWNLFGYEWELTKSPAGAHQWTPKHGAGAGSIPDAHDPSKRHAPTMLTTDLSLRFDPVYEKISRRFYEHPDEFADAFARAWFKLTHRDMGPRARYLGPEVPKEELIWQDPIPAVDHTLIDAQDIASLKGKLLASGLSVSQLVSTAWASASTFRGSDKRGGANGARIRLAPQKDWEANQPTELAKILSKLEAIQKEFNGSQTGGKQVSLADLIVLGGCAAVEAAAKKAGVEVKVPFSPGRMDASQEQTDVDSFTVLEPKADGFRNYASKGLEGVAAELLVDKAQLLTLTAPEMTVLIGGMRALNANVGKSQHGVFTQRPEALTNDFFVNLLDMGTQWKAVSDAKDVFEGRDRKTGKLKWTGTVVDLVFGSSSQLRALAEVYASADAQQKFVNDFVAAWSKVMNLGRFDLA, from the coding sequence ATGTCAACCGAAACGAAATGCCCATTCCATCACACCGCCGGCACTGGAAAGTCGAACCATGACTGGTGGCCGAACCAACTCAACCTGAAAATCCTGCACCAGCACTCGTCTCTGTCCGATCCCATGGACAAGGGCTTCAACTACGCCGAAGCGTTCAAGAGCCTCGATCTCGCGGCGGTGAAGAAGGATATCCTGGCGCTGATGACCGACTCGCAGGACTGGTGGCCGGCTGACTTCGGGCACTATGGGCCATTATTCATTCGCATGGCGTGGCACAGTGCGGGCACGTACCGCATGGGCGACGGTCGCGGCGGCGCCGGCACCGGCCAGCAGCGCTTCGCGCCGCTCAACAGCTGGCCCGACAACGTTAACCTCGACAAGGCACGCAGGCTGCTGTGGCCGATCAAGCAGAAGTATGGCCGGAAAATCTCCTGGGCCGACCTCATGATTCTCACCGGCAACGTCGCGCTGGAATCGATGGGATTCAAGACCTTCGGTTTCGGCGGCGGGCGTAAGGACATCTGGGAGCCGGAAGAAGACACCTACTGGGGCGCCGAGACCACCTGGCTGGGCGCTGACAAACGCTACTCCGGCGAGCGGGATCTCGAAAATCCGCTCGCTGCCGTGCAGATGGGCTTGATTTACGTGAACCCGGAAGGCCCGAACGGCAACCCGGATCCGCTCGCCGCGGCCAGGGATATCCGCGAGACCTTCGTGCGCATGGCGATGAACGACGAGGAGACCGTGGCGCTGATTGCGGGCGGTCACACCTTCGGCAAAACCCATGGTGCCGGCGATGCGTCACTGGTGGGCCCTGCGCCTGAAGCCGCCGGCATCGAGGAACAGGGCCTGGGCTGGAAGAGCCGCTTCGGCACAGGCAAGGGCGCCGACACGATCAGCAGCGGCCTGGAAGTCACCTGGACCAGCACGCCGACGAAATGGAGCAACAACTTCTTCTGGAACCTGTTCGGTTACGAATGGGAACTGACCAAGAGCCCGGCGGGTGCCCATCAGTGGACACCGAAGCATGGCGCCGGCGCCGGCAGCATTCCGGACGCCCACGACCCGTCCAAGCGTCACGCGCCGACCATGTTGACCACTGATCTCTCCCTGCGCTTCGACCCGGTCTATGAGAAGATTTCGCGGCGCTTCTACGAGCACCCGGACGAGTTCGCCGACGCCTTCGCCCGCGCCTGGTTCAAACTGACGCACCGCGACATGGGGCCGCGTGCGCGTTACCTCGGCCCGGAAGTACCGAAGGAAGAGCTCATCTGGCAAGACCCCATCCCCGCAGTCGATCACACGCTGATCGATGCGCAGGACATTGCCTCCCTCAAGGGCAAGCTCCTGGCGTCGGGCCTGTCGGTCTCGCAACTGGTGTCGACCGCCTGGGCATCGGCTTCCACCTTCCGTGGCTCCGACAAGCGCGGCGGTGCGAACGGTGCCCGCATCCGTCTGGCACCGCAGAAAGATTGGGAGGCCAACCAGCCGACCGAACTGGCGAAGATCCTGTCCAAGCTGGAAGCCATCCAGAAGGAGTTCAACGGTTCGCAAACCGGCGGCAAGCAGGTCTCGCTGGCCGACCTGATCGTGCTGGGCGGCTGCGCTGCGGTCGAGGCCGCAGCGAAGAAGGCTGGCGTCGAGGTGAAAGTACCCTTCTCACCAGGCCGCATGGACGCCTCGCAGGAGCAAACCGATGTGGACTCCTTCACCGTGCTCGAGCCGAAGGCGGACGGGTTCCGCAACTACGCCAGCAAGGGGCTCGAAGGGGTGGCGGCCGAACTGCTGGTGGATAAGGCGCAACTGCTAACTCTCACGGCTCCCGAGATGACGGTGCTGATAGGCGGCATGCGCGCCCTGAATGCGAACGTCGGCAAGAGCCAGCACGGTGTGTTCACCCAGCGCCCAGAGGCGCTGACCAATGACTTCTTCGTGAACCTGCTCGACATGGGCACGCAGTGGAAGGCGGTCTCGGATGCCAAGGATGTGTTTGAAGGGCGCGATCGTAAAACCGGTAAACTCAAGTGGACGGGCACCGTCGTCGATCTCGTCTTCGGTTCGAGCTCGCAACTGCGGGCCTTGGCAGAAGTCTATGCAAGCGCGGACGCGCAGCAGAAGTTCGTCAACGACTTTGTCGCAGCATGGAGCAAGGTGATGAACCTTGGTCGCTTCGATCTCGCGTGA
- the cls gene encoding cardiolipin synthase, whose translation MHNKLQFKGDANILFPPKVLSSRPVTGILLICLSLLTACASLPDTNDFLDTSVRKHSAPRLENARGPLSAQQSKAILDKLSAQAGNPDIMQRHLAFTEAIVESPLVIGNQVRLLQDGPSTYSAMFSAIQSAKNHINMETFTIEDDEVGQRFADALIEKQQQGVQVSLIYDSVGSLGTPAAFFERLKEHGIGVLEFNPISPLQAKKAWSLTHRDHRKLLIIDGTTLFTGGVNISKVYSSAPFKRRGADDAEKTSTGWRDTHTRIEGPVVAEFQKEFLKTWEKQKGQLLAASNYFPALTKKGNDVVQAVATSPDDPLSLIYLTLVSAITHAESSINLTNAYFVPDQQLLDALKDAAKRGVNVKMVLPSYSDFWPVFHAGRSHYSELLEAGVKIYERRDALLHAKTASIDGVWSTIGSTNLDWRSFLNNDEINAVVLGRDFADEMESAFEKDIAQSNPIILEEWQKRPLSVRMKEAAALLWQRLL comes from the coding sequence ATGCACAATAAACTCCAATTCAAGGGTGATGCTAATATCCTCTTCCCTCCGAAGGTCCTCTCGAGCCGCCCTGTTACTGGCATCTTGTTGATTTGCCTGAGCCTGCTTACGGCCTGCGCATCACTGCCTGACACAAATGATTTTCTCGACACCTCCGTGCGCAAGCATAGCGCCCCGCGCCTCGAAAACGCCCGTGGCCCGCTGTCGGCGCAGCAAAGCAAAGCTATCCTAGACAAACTCAGCGCACAAGCTGGCAACCCCGATATCATGCAACGACATCTCGCTTTTACAGAAGCGATTGTCGAGAGTCCACTTGTAATTGGAAACCAGGTGCGGCTACTTCAGGATGGGCCGAGCACCTACAGCGCCATGTTCAGCGCTATTCAAAGCGCGAAGAATCATATCAACATGGAAACCTTTACCATCGAGGACGATGAGGTCGGACAACGCTTTGCGGATGCACTGATCGAGAAACAGCAGCAAGGGGTACAGGTTAGTTTGATTTACGATAGCGTCGGTTCGCTTGGAACCCCGGCGGCCTTCTTTGAGAGGCTCAAAGAGCATGGAATCGGCGTACTGGAATTCAATCCGATCAGTCCGCTCCAGGCGAAAAAAGCCTGGTCTTTAACGCATCGTGATCACCGCAAACTCCTCATCATTGATGGAACTACGTTATTTACCGGCGGCGTCAATATCAGCAAGGTCTACTCAAGCGCCCCCTTCAAGAGACGCGGAGCGGATGACGCTGAAAAAACTTCTACCGGCTGGCGCGATACCCATACCCGAATAGAAGGTCCAGTGGTGGCCGAATTTCAGAAGGAATTTCTGAAAACCTGGGAAAAACAAAAAGGCCAACTGCTCGCCGCAAGTAACTATTTTCCTGCTCTCACAAAAAAAGGTAATGATGTAGTACAGGCAGTCGCCACCTCACCTGATGACCCGTTAAGTTTGATTTATCTTACTCTGGTCTCCGCCATCACCCATGCCGAGTCATCAATAAACCTGACAAACGCCTATTTCGTTCCTGACCAGCAACTGCTTGATGCGCTCAAAGACGCTGCGAAACGAGGCGTGAATGTAAAGATGGTACTCCCGAGCTATAGTGACTTCTGGCCCGTGTTTCATGCCGGCCGCTCTCATTATTCAGAGCTATTGGAGGCAGGGGTGAAAATTTATGAGCGGCGTGATGCCTTGCTGCACGCTAAAACCGCATCGATTGATGGTGTCTGGTCAACCATCGGATCAACCAATCTGGATTGGCGCAGTTTTCTGAACAATGACGAAATCAATGCTGTCGTTCTGGGCCGGGATTTTGCTGACGAAATGGAGTCGGCTTTCGAGAAAGATATTGCCCAATCTAACCCTATCATCCTGGAAGAGTGGCAAAAACGTCCGCTTAGCGTGCGCATGAAAGAAGCCGCTGCGCTCCTCTGGCAACGTTTACTATAA
- a CDS encoding metal ABC transporter permease: MILLPALALSVLMIITHTYLGLHVLARGVIFVDLALAQVAALGASLAFLLGHDAHGSAALAYAFGAALLAAVGCACLRKIADITTREATIGCVYVVASALSILILSRSSVGMEELKTLLNGNILWVRWQEVGVIAVVYTLLVAAQILLRKRSAVLGFGKQTTFGRELLFFMSFAVVITLAVQIAGVLLVFALLIIPAFSATLLAATPALRLMLGYLLGLTGSVAGLWLSYAADLPTGTTMVAVLGLLPLAALALRPLADMVKRRRAGSVPE; this comes from the coding sequence ATGATCTTGCTGCCGGCACTCGCCCTGAGCGTGCTGATGATCATCACGCACACCTATCTGGGGCTGCACGTGCTGGCGCGCGGCGTCATCTTTGTGGACCTGGCCCTGGCTCAGGTAGCGGCGCTGGGCGCGAGCCTGGCGTTCCTGCTCGGCCACGACGCCCACGGCAGCGCGGCCCTGGCGTATGCCTTCGGCGCCGCGCTGCTCGCCGCCGTGGGTTGCGCCTGTCTGCGCAAGATAGCGGATATCACCACGCGCGAAGCCACCATCGGCTGCGTGTATGTGGTGGCCAGTGCTTTATCCATACTGATTTTGAGCCGCTCCAGCGTGGGCATGGAAGAACTGAAAACCCTGCTCAACGGCAACATCCTGTGGGTGCGCTGGCAGGAAGTCGGCGTGATTGCCGTCGTCTATACCTTATTAGTGGCGGCGCAGATACTGTTGCGCAAACGCAGTGCAGTGCTGGGGTTCGGCAAGCAGACTACCTTCGGGCGCGAGCTGCTGTTCTTCATGTCCTTCGCCGTGGTCATCACGCTCGCGGTGCAGATCGCCGGCGTGCTGCTGGTGTTCGCCCTGCTTATCATTCCCGCCTTCAGCGCCACGCTGCTGGCCGCGACACCGGCACTGCGGCTGATGCTGGGATACCTGCTGGGTCTGACAGGCAGCGTCGCGGGCCTGTGGCTCTCCTATGCGGCAGATTTGCCCACCGGCACCACGATGGTGGCGGTGCTGGGCCTGCTGCCGCTGGCGGCGCTCGCGTTGCGTCCACTGGCAGATATGGTCAAGAGGCGGCGAGCAGGTAGCGTACCGGAGTAA
- a CDS encoding TolC family protein, with translation MKRILVLAGFLGVCTVATAAEQPSFTDVQGRTSVAEGRMPGATDYPDLPSLAVVTEVMENSPQVKAAAAGIELEQANERGLNAGPYEFNVTLGAKQRNTDSEGNFNEWEAGLERGLRLPGKARIDQQLGIQGVRQARLALGDALHESGRTLLRSWFSWRQEHAQVKQWQAQVEVLQQQLGIVNKRIEAGDAPVLERSLSEAALAQATYALKQAELRAQMAATDIQQRYVGLTLPADPAFMAPEPLRENLDYWRTRILEHNHELALIRGEVERAQLHINRASADRTPDPTVGLNTSSERNGAEQVTGLFLSIPLSGSARAATQSAALAQASISAQNEADTLRRLNAEIINTYASASSAYESWQSAQTAADAMQHNAGLMTRAYSLGEASLSETLNARRQALETGLAAALAQLNARETRYRLMLDAHLLWPLDKDEDAADAEHVHY, from the coding sequence GTGAAACGCATTCTTGTATTAGCTGGTTTTCTTGGTGTCTGTACCGTGGCTACGGCGGCAGAGCAGCCGTCGTTTACCGACGTACAGGGCCGCACTAGTGTCGCGGAAGGCAGGATGCCGGGAGCGACCGATTACCCTGATTTGCCGTCGCTAGCCGTGGTCACCGAGGTTATGGAGAACAGCCCGCAGGTCAAGGCCGCAGCGGCAGGCATTGAGCTGGAGCAGGCCAACGAACGCGGGCTCAACGCCGGGCCATACGAGTTCAATGTGACGCTGGGCGCAAAACAGCGCAACACCGACAGCGAGGGCAATTTCAACGAATGGGAGGCCGGGCTGGAGCGCGGCTTGCGCCTGCCCGGCAAGGCCCGCATTGATCAGCAGTTAGGTATACAGGGCGTGCGTCAGGCGCGGCTGGCGCTGGGCGATGCTTTACATGAGTCCGGCCGCACCCTGTTGCGCTCTTGGTTTAGCTGGCGGCAGGAACATGCACAGGTCAAGCAGTGGCAGGCACAGGTGGAGGTGTTGCAACAGCAATTGGGCATCGTCAACAAACGCATTGAGGCGGGTGACGCCCCGGTGCTGGAACGTTCGCTCAGCGAGGCCGCACTGGCGCAGGCCACATACGCGCTCAAACAGGCCGAACTGCGCGCGCAGATGGCGGCCACTGACATACAGCAACGCTATGTCGGGCTCACGCTGCCCGCTGATCCGGCATTTATGGCCCCGGAGCCGTTGCGCGAAAATCTGGATTATTGGCGCACACGCATACTTGAGCACAACCACGAGCTGGCGCTGATACGCGGTGAAGTGGAGCGCGCACAACTGCACATCAACCGTGCCAGCGCCGACCGCACCCCCGACCCTACCGTGGGACTCAATACCTCGTCAGAAAGAAACGGCGCGGAACAGGTCACCGGATTATTCCTGTCCATCCCGTTGTCTGGTTCAGCACGGGCGGCCACACAATCAGCTGCGCTGGCGCAAGCCTCCATCTCCGCTCAAAACGAGGCCGACACCCTGCGCCGCCTCAACGCCGAGATCATCAACACCTACGCCAGCGCCAGCAGCGCCTATGAGAGCTGGCAAAGCGCGCAAACGGCAGCAGACGCCATGCAACACAACGCCGGGCTCATGACTCGCGCCTACAGTCTGGGTGAAGCGAGTTTGAGCGAAACCCTGAACGCGCGTCGTCAAGCACTGGAAACCGGCCTCGCCGCTGCGCTGGCACAACTCAACGCGCGCGAAACACGTTACCGCTTAATGCTGGACGCGCATTTATTGTGGCCGCTCGACAAGGACGAAGACGCGGCGGACGCCGAGCATGTGCATTATTAG
- a CDS encoding CusA/CzcA family heavy metal efflux RND transporter translates to MLARLVEFALTQRLLMLLLMLLLIAGGSYAFKGLPIDAFPDVSSTQVKVIIKAPGMTPEEIEARITAPIEVEMLGIPNQKILRSVTKYGLTDITLDFADGTDIYWARQQVAERYNNITDDLPPGIAGGLAPITTPLGEMFMFTIEGGDLSLMERRSLLDWVIRPALRTLPGVADVNALGGLVRSFEVVPDNMALRARGIGLGELQTALETNNRNDGAGRLTDGEEVLLVRAEGTIKTLDDLRAIVVTSRGGTPVRVGDVAEVRIGSLTRYGVVTKDGQGEAVQGLVLGLRGANAQQVVKGVRNKLAELAPTLPAGVKTEVFYDRGSLVERAVGTVSTALLEAIVLVVILLLLFLGNLRAALVVALTLPLAALATFILMRQFGMSANLMSLGGLAIAIGRLVDAAVVVVENTVSHLAHDKSAAKLPRLHVIYRAVREVAAPVTAGILIIIIVFLPLLTLQGLEGKFFVPVALTIVFALSASLLLSLTIIPVLASFLLKQVAHREPWLVRKANALYEPTLRWALVHVKTVVTVAGVALLLTVLVYLQTGKTFMPEMDEGDLIVGIEKLPSISIEQTAALDLKIHQAIMSQVPEVTGIVARAGADELGLDPMGLNQTDTYLQTKPRSEWREPDVEWLKDELRKVLDQLPGISYSFTQPIDMRVQEMIIGVRGDVAVKVFGPELAVLNRLAAEIETVLKTVPGSQDVYTVQNEGVQYLTLEIDRLAAGRMGLSVDEIGAALRSQLEGKTLGVVLEGARRTPVLLRGADAVRASPTLFAGLTLTLENGASVPLSQVARLQRVDGPVKIDRENSARMAVTLSNVHNRDLVGFVEEARQAVSERVPLPDGYRLSWGGQFENQQRAAARLAIVVPVALGLIFLLLFATFGSVRQAVLVLSNIPFAMVGGVFALWLSGEYLSVPASVGFIALLGIAVLNGVVMVSYFNQLRAQGMALADVVVEGAKRRLRPVLMTASIAAFGLVPLLFASGPGSEIQKPLAIVVIGGLVSATLLTLILLPILYRRFGVGPKEAAV, encoded by the coding sequence ATACTCGCACGCCTGGTAGAATTCGCCCTGACCCAGCGCCTGCTGATGCTGCTGCTGATGCTGCTGCTCATCGCGGGCGGCAGCTACGCCTTCAAGGGCCTGCCCATCGACGCCTTCCCCGACGTCTCCTCCACCCAGGTCAAGGTCATCATCAAGGCCCCCGGCATGACGCCGGAAGAAATTGAGGCGCGCATCACCGCGCCCATCGAAGTGGAGATGCTCGGCATCCCCAACCAGAAAATCCTGCGCTCGGTGACCAAGTACGGGCTCACCGACATCACGCTCGACTTTGCGGACGGCACCGACATCTACTGGGCGCGGCAGCAGGTCGCGGAGCGCTACAACAACATCACGGACGATCTCCCGCCCGGCATTGCCGGCGGCCTCGCGCCGATCACCACGCCGCTGGGTGAGATGTTCATGTTCACCATTGAGGGCGGCGATCTCTCGCTCATGGAGCGCCGCAGCCTGCTCGACTGGGTGATCCGCCCGGCGCTGCGCACCTTGCCGGGCGTGGCCGATGTCAACGCGCTGGGCGGGCTGGTGCGCAGCTTCGAGGTGGTGCCGGACAACATGGCCTTGCGCGCACGCGGCATCGGTTTGGGTGAATTGCAAACGGCGCTGGAAACCAATAATCGCAACGACGGCGCCGGACGTCTCACCGACGGCGAAGAAGTATTGCTGGTGCGCGCGGAAGGCACGATCAAGACGCTGGACGACTTGCGCGCCATTGTCGTAACCAGCCGCGGCGGCACACCGGTACGCGTCGGCGATGTGGCCGAAGTGCGCATCGGCAGCCTCACCCGCTACGGCGTGGTAACCAAGGACGGTCAGGGCGAGGCCGTACAAGGGCTGGTACTGGGCCTGCGCGGCGCGAACGCACAACAAGTGGTGAAGGGCGTGCGTAACAAACTGGCAGAGCTTGCTCCCACACTCCCTGCAGGAGTGAAGACCGAGGTATTTTACGATCGCGGCAGTCTGGTAGAGCGTGCAGTCGGCACGGTGTCTACCGCCTTGCTGGAAGCCATCGTGCTGGTGGTGATTCTGCTGCTGCTGTTTCTCGGCAACCTGCGCGCCGCGCTGGTGGTGGCGCTGACCTTGCCACTGGCGGCCTTGGCCACCTTTATCCTGATGCGGCAGTTCGGCATGTCCGCCAACCTGATGAGCCTGGGCGGGCTGGCGATTGCCATCGGCAGGCTGGTGGATGCCGCCGTGGTGGTGGTGGAAAATACCGTCTCGCATCTGGCGCACGACAAGAGCGCCGCAAAGCTGCCGCGCCTGCATGTGATTTATCGCGCGGTACGCGAAGTGGCGGCACCGGTCACGGCCGGCATTCTGATTATCATCATCGTGTTTCTGCCGCTGCTGACACTCCAGGGTCTGGAAGGCAAGTTCTTTGTGCCGGTCGCGCTCACCATCGTGTTCGCCCTGTCTGCCTCGCTGCTGCTGTCGCTCACCATCATCCCGGTGCTGGCTTCATTTCTGCTGAAGCAGGTGGCGCACCGCGAACCGTGGCTGGTGCGCAAGGCCAACGCGCTGTATGAGCCGACATTGCGCTGGGCCTTGGTACATGTGAAAACCGTGGTGACTGTGGCCGGCGTGGCCTTACTGCTCACTGTGTTGGTGTACCTGCAAACCGGCAAGACCTTTATGCCGGAAATGGATGAAGGCGACCTCATCGTCGGCATCGAGAAGCTGCCGTCCATCAGCATCGAACAAACGGCCGCGCTGGATCTGAAAATCCATCAGGCGATCATGAGCCAGGTGCCGGAAGTGACCGGCATCGTGGCGCGGGCCGGGGCCGATGAGTTGGGGCTCGATCCGATGGGATTGAATCAGACTGACACCTATCTCCAGACCAAGCCGCGCAGCGAGTGGCGCGAGCCCGACGTGGAGTGGCTGAAAGATGAACTGCGTAAGGTGCTCGATCAGTTGCCCGGCATTTCCTACAGCTTCACCCAGCCGATAGACATGCGCGTGCAGGAGATGATTATCGGCGTGCGCGGCGACGTGGCGGTGAAGGTGTTCGGACCGGAGCTTGCCGTCCTCAACCGCCTGGCGGCGGAAATCGAGACCGTACTGAAGACTGTCCCCGGCAGTCAGGACGTATACACCGTGCAGAACGAGGGCGTGCAATATCTCACACTGGAGATAGACCGTCTCGCCGCCGGGCGCATGGGCCTGAGCGTGGACGAGATCGGCGCGGCGCTACGTTCGCAACTGGAAGGCAAGACCCTGGGCGTGGTGCTGGAAGGCGCGCGACGCACGCCAGTATTGCTGCGCGGCGCCGATGCAGTGCGCGCCTCGCCCACCTTGTTTGCCGGTCTTACGCTGACGCTGGAGAACGGTGCCAGCGTACCGCTGTCGCAGGTGGCGCGCTTGCAGCGCGTGGACGGCCCGGTCAAGATCGATCGCGAAAACAGCGCCCGCATGGCGGTGACGCTCTCCAATGTGCACAACCGCGACCTGGTCGGCTTTGTGGAAGAAGCCAGACAGGCGGTGAGCGAGCGCGTGCCCTTGCCCGACGGCTACCGGTTGAGCTGGGGCGGGCAGTTTGAAAACCAGCAGCGCGCCGCTGCACGTCTCGCCATTGTGGTGCCGGTGGCGCTGGGGCTGATCTTTCTACTGCTGTTCGCCACCTTCGGTTCGGTACGTCAGGCCGTGCTGGTACTTTCCAACATTCCGTTCGCCATGGTCGGCGGCGTGTTCGCCCTCTGGCTCTCCGGTGAATACCTGTCCGTCCCCGCCTCGGTCGGCTTTATCGCCTTGCTCGGTATCGCGGTGTTGAACGGCGTGGTGATGGTGAGCTACTTCAACCAGCTGCGCGCGCAGGGCATGGCGCTCGCCGATGTGGTGGTCGAAGGCGCCAAGCGGCGTTTGCGCCCGGTGCTGATGACCGCCAGCATCGCCGCCTTTGGTCTGGTGCCGTTGCTGTTCGCCAGCGGCCCCGGATCGGAAATCCAGAAACCCCTGGCGATCGTTGTGATTGGCGGCCTGGTGAGCGCGACGCTGCTGACGCTGATTCTGCTGCCTATACTCTACCGCCGCTTTGGCGTTGGCCCCAAGGAGGCCGCCGTATGA
- a CDS encoding metal ABC transporter substrate-binding protein — MQSIYKIALAVGLLLLPLLSQAALKVVATTQDLAAIAQAVGGNRVEAISLTPGTRDPHYAEARPGMIRQVYQADLLLLVGADLEIGWLPPLLQAARNARVLPGGAGYLDLSTTVPLLGVPAGPVTRAMGDVHAQGNPHYWLKPANGLRMAQAIAARLSALDGAHAAEYQINLNRFEQDLQARMAAWQAALAPLKDKPVIAYHSSFLYLADAFGLNIVDQVEPVPGIAPGAAHLQKLVARIKADQIGLLIMESYYERRSATYLAEQTGIKIAVLPQSVGSAPEVATYFDLFDGIVAALQKSGAL; from the coding sequence ATGCAATCGATTTATAAAATTGCTTTGGCTGTTGGCCTTCTGCTGTTGCCGCTGCTCTCGCAGGCCGCTCTCAAAGTGGTGGCTACCACGCAGGATCTGGCGGCCATTGCACAGGCCGTGGGCGGGAACCGGGTGGAGGCGATCAGCCTCACACCCGGCACGCGTGACCCGCACTACGCCGAGGCTAGACCCGGCATGATCCGCCAGGTCTATCAGGCCGATTTGCTGTTGCTGGTCGGCGCGGATCTGGAAATCGGCTGGCTGCCGCCGCTGTTGCAGGCGGCGCGCAACGCGCGTGTTTTGCCGGGCGGTGCGGGTTATCTTGATCTTTCCACCACCGTGCCGTTACTGGGCGTGCCCGCAGGGCCGGTGACGCGCGCCATGGGCGACGTGCATGCCCAGGGCAATCCTCACTACTGGCTGAAGCCGGCCAATGGCCTGCGCATGGCGCAGGCCATTGCCGCAAGGCTGAGCGCACTGGATGGCGCGCATGCGGCGGAATATCAAATCAACCTGAACCGCTTCGAGCAGGACTTGCAGGCCAGAATGGCGGCGTGGCAAGCGGCGCTGGCGCCGCTCAAGGACAAGCCGGTGATCGCCTATCACAGCTCGTTCTTGTATCTTGCCGATGCCTTTGGCCTGAATATAGTCGATCAGGTGGAGCCCGTGCCCGGTATCGCGCCGGGCGCGGCCCACCTGCAAAAGCTGGTGGCGCGCATCAAGGCGGACCAGATAGGGTTATTGATTATGGAATCTTATTACGAACGGCGCTCGGCCACCTACCTCGCCGAACAGACCGGCATCAAGATCGCCGTGTTGCCGCAGTCGGTCGGGAGCGCGCCGGAGGTTGCGACCTACTTCGACCTGTTCGACGGCATCGTCGCCGCCTTGCAAAAGTCCGGCGCTCTCTGA